The following are encoded together in the Gammaproteobacteria bacterium genome:
- a CDS encoding arginyltransferase, with protein sequence MNSPRLLQFFTTPPQTCSYLPERESISLFAQPGIMTRALYSQLARLGFRRSGSHVYRPACTDCTACVPVRIPVADFQPHRRDRRCQQRNAELETAVVSAGYSEEYFSLYQEYLTARHPRGGMDEATPVNFRQFLLGGWSDTWFLEMRLSGRLVAVAVTDRLDDGLSAVYTFYDPALGTRGLGNFAILQQIETARSLGLSYLYLGYWIAASPKMAYKGRFRPLQAYRNERWETLT encoded by the coding sequence ATGAATTCACCACGACTGCTGCAGTTCTTCACGACACCACCGCAGACCTGCTCCTACCTGCCGGAGCGGGAGTCTATCAGCCTGTTTGCCCAGCCGGGCATCATGACCCGGGCGCTCTACAGCCAGCTGGCCCGGCTCGGATTCCGCCGCAGCGGCAGCCACGTCTACCGCCCCGCCTGTACCGACTGCACCGCCTGCGTCCCGGTCCGGATTCCTGTTGCGGACTTCCAACCGCACCGCCGCGACCGTCGTTGCCAGCAACGCAATGCCGAGTTGGAGACGGCCGTCGTCAGCGCCGGCTACAGCGAGGAATATTTTTCCCTCTATCAGGAGTACCTCACCGCGCGGCATCCGCGCGGCGGCATGGACGAGGCCACCCCCGTGAATTTCCGCCAGTTCCTGCTGGGTGGCTGGAGTGACACCTGGTTTCTGGAGATGCGGCTGAGCGGGCGGCTGGTGGCCGTGGCGGTCACTGACCGGTTGGATGATGGCCTGTCGGCCGTATACACCTTTTACGACCCGGCGCTGGGCACACGTGGTCTGGGTAACTTCGCCATCCTGCAACAGATCGAGACGGCCCGGTCTCTCGGCTTGTCCTACCTCTACCTCGGCTACTGGATCGCCGCATCACCGAAGATGGCGTATAAGGGTCGTTTTCGACCGCTACAGGCCTACCGGAATGAACGTTGGGAGACACTGACCTGA
- a CDS encoding GNAT family N-acetyltransferase, translated as MPLRIVDALDDIPAADWDRLAGDANPFLSHAFLAALEHHDCVGERFGWYPRHLTLYDAERLIGAVPLYLKDNSYGELVFDFAWADAYRRAGLRYYPKAVAAIPYTPATGPRLLLDPTADTERAADLLTGAAVELCRELELSSLHWLFTDAADTARLQARGFLLRRGVQFHWHNPGYRDFDDFLSGFTAAKRKKLKRERRRVSDAGIELRVVHGHEADAALWRTVHGFYTSTFDRKSGIATLSLDFFREIGRTLGDRIVLVIAYVGDRPVACAINLRGRQALYGRHWGCLADYHSLHFEACYYQGIDYCIRHGLTLFEPGAQGEHKISRGFVPVSTWSAHWIADDRFRASIADFLQREDRAMRDYIDELREHLPYRADAPAPRAGQPGGHR; from the coding sequence ATGCCACTGCGCATCGTCGATGCCCTCGATGATATCCCGGCAGCGGACTGGGACCGCCTCGCGGGCGATGCAAATCCATTCCTGTCGCATGCCTTCCTGGCCGCGTTGGAACACCACGATTGCGTCGGTGAGCGATTTGGCTGGTACCCGCGGCACCTCACCCTCTACGACGCCGAGCGCCTGATCGGCGCGGTGCCGTTGTACCTCAAGGATAACTCCTACGGCGAACTGGTGTTCGACTTCGCCTGGGCCGATGCCTATCGGCGCGCCGGCCTGCGGTATTACCCGAAGGCCGTCGCCGCCATTCCCTACACCCCCGCGACCGGCCCGCGACTGCTGCTCGACCCGACCGCGGATACCGAACGTGCCGCCGATCTGCTCACGGGTGCGGCCGTGGAGTTGTGCCGTGAACTCGAACTGTCCTCGCTGCACTGGTTGTTCACCGATGCCGCCGATACCGCACGCCTGCAGGCGCGTGGCTTCCTGCTGCGCCGCGGCGTGCAGTTCCATTGGCACAACCCCGGTTACCGTGATTTCGACGATTTTCTCAGTGGCTTCACCGCCGCCAAGCGCAAGAAGCTCAAACGCGAGCGCCGCCGCGTCAGCGACGCCGGCATCGAATTGCGCGTCGTGCACGGGCACGAGGCCGACGCGGCACTATGGCGCACCGTGCACGGCTTCTACACCTCGACCTTCGACCGCAAATCAGGGATCGCCACCCTGAGCCTGGATTTCTTCCGTGAGATCGGCCGCACCCTGGGTGATCGGATCGTGCTGGTGATCGCCTACGTCGGCGACCGGCCGGTGGCGTGCGCCATCAATCTGCGTGGCCGACAGGCCCTGTACGGCCGTCATTGGGGCTGTCTCGCCGACTACCACAGCCTGCATTTCGAGGCCTGCTACTATCAAGGTATCGACTACTGCATCCGGCATGGCCTGACGCTGTTCGAGCCCGGCGCCCAGGGCGAGCACAAGATCAGCCGCGGCTTCGTGCCGGTATCGACGTGGTCGGCACACTGGATCGCGGATGACCGCTTCCGCGCCAGCATCGCCGACTTCCTGCAGCGGGAGGATCGGGCCATGCGCGACTACATCGACGAGCTGCGCGAACACCTCCCGTACCGGGCCGACGCCCCCGCCCCCCGCGCGGGACAGCCAGGGGGGCATCGGTGA
- the ald gene encoding alanine dehydrogenase gives MRIGVPKETMPLEGRVGLVPAACADLVQAGHAVFVEADAGLQSGYPDAAYADLGIQVLPGAERVYAEAELIVKVKGPTDGDLRWLRPDHTLFCYLHLAADRALAGRLRAIGLTAVAFETVETADGLLPLLAPMSDIAGRLSVQIGTHLLLQPQGGKGLLLGGLPAAERGRVTVIGAGQAGGSAAAMAAAIGAEVTVFDRRHARLQAMRALGPNVTALYPYAEAVDRAVRDTDLLIGAVLIPGARAAHVVSRAQVLAMAPGSVVVDIAVDQGGCIETTRPTTYADPTYSVGGITHFCVTNMPGAVPRSASQALSAVLLPYVLRLAGDADWRQDPALARGVNIAGGELAHPAVRAAVG, from the coding sequence ATGCGTATCGGAGTCCCGAAGGAGACAATGCCGCTGGAAGGGCGCGTCGGGCTGGTGCCCGCGGCCTGTGCGGACCTCGTCCAGGCCGGGCACGCAGTGTTCGTGGAGGCGGACGCCGGCCTGCAATCGGGCTATCCGGATGCGGCCTATGCCGATCTGGGCATCCAGGTGCTGCCGGGTGCCGAGCGGGTATATGCCGAGGCCGAGCTCATCGTCAAGGTCAAGGGGCCGACCGACGGCGATCTGCGCTGGCTGCGCCCCGATCATACCCTGTTCTGTTATCTGCACCTCGCGGCCGACCGCGCGCTGGCAGGGCGCCTGCGGGCGATCGGTCTGACCGCCGTGGCCTTCGAGACGGTGGAGACTGCCGACGGCCTGTTGCCGTTGCTGGCGCCCATGAGTGACATCGCCGGGCGGCTGTCGGTGCAGATCGGCACCCATCTGCTACTGCAACCGCAGGGCGGCAAGGGCCTGCTGCTGGGCGGCCTGCCGGCGGCTGAGCGCGGCCGGGTGACGGTCATCGGTGCGGGCCAGGCGGGCGGTAGCGCCGCGGCCATGGCGGCGGCCATCGGCGCCGAGGTGACCGTCTTCGATCGCCGGCATGCCCGCCTGCAGGCCATGCGCGCGCTGGGCCCCAATGTGACGGCGCTGTACCCCTATGCGGAAGCCGTCGACCGCGCGGTGCGCGACACGGATCTGCTGATCGGCGCGGTGCTGATCCCGGGTGCCCGGGCGGCGCACGTGGTCAGCCGCGCCCAGGTGCTCGCCATGGCACCGGGCAGCGTGGTCGTCGACATCGCGGTGGACCAGGGCGGCTGCATCGAGACGACGCGCCCCACGACCTATGCCGATCCGACCTACAGCGTCGGTGGCATCACCCATTTCTGCGTCACCAACATGCCCGGGGCGGTGCCGCGCAGTGCCTCGCAGGCCCTCTCGGCAGTACTCCTGCCCTACGTATTGCGCTTGGCCGGCGACGCCGACTGGCGGCAGGACCCGGCCCTGGCGCGGGGTGTGAACATTGCAGGTGGTGAACTGGCCCACCCGGCGGTGCGGGCAGCGGTCGGGTAG
- a CDS encoding DNA translocase FtsK 4TM domain-containing protein produces MAQARKKNPNAVPLAHHVSRGVREGALIVLSAIAVYLLVSLLSYSSSDPGWSHSGPRGAVQNVGGVAGAWFADVFLYLLGFLAYLFPVMVGYSGWLVFRGQTSDGDIDYRTLALRWLGFLLTVGTGCALASLHFDIRAGVLPLSAGGILGELLGAVLTEPFSLVGATLLLLALFLAGVTLFTGLSWLALMDRTGRWTLRFLTWARGRAAWLRQYLATRRRRAAREVVVQEEKLKVERRIPPRIEPVLKKVEPGERVEKERQVPLFDPPANSALPPLALLDRARPSEGGYSEAALAAMSRLVEMKLADFGVEVQVVAVSPGPVITRFELQPGSGVKVSQISNLAKDLARALSAISVRVVEVIPGKSVVGLEIPNEQREVVALSEIITSQDYEAATSPLTLALGKDISGHPTVVDLGRMPHLLVAGTTGSGKSVAVNAMILSLLYKTLPTDVRLIMIDPKMLELSIYEGIPHLLTPVVTDMKEAANALRWCVAEMERRYKLMAALGVRNIAGYNRKVKEAEERGEPIPDPLYKPEEQLDPEAPAPQLTRLPYIVVIIDELADMMMVVGKKVEELIARLAQKARASGIHLILATQRPSVDVITGLIKANIPTRIAFQVSSKIDSRTILDQMGAEALLGHGDMLYLAPGTGLPIRVHGAFVSDQEVHRVVDHLKDSSSPDYLDEVLRGHTPGGELPGEAGFGGGDEDSESDLLYDDAVRIVTESRRASISGVQRRLKIGYNRAARMIETMEMAGIVGPLQSNGSREVLAPPPPED; encoded by the coding sequence TTGGCACAGGCACGCAAGAAGAATCCCAACGCGGTACCACTCGCACACCACGTCAGCCGCGGCGTGCGTGAGGGGGCGTTGATCGTATTGAGCGCCATCGCGGTGTACCTGCTGGTATCGCTGCTGAGCTACAGCAGCAGCGATCCCGGTTGGTCGCACAGCGGGCCGCGCGGCGCGGTGCAGAACGTCGGCGGGGTCGCCGGCGCCTGGTTCGCCGACGTGTTCCTCTATCTGCTCGGCTTCCTGGCGTACCTGTTTCCGGTCATGGTGGGCTACAGCGGCTGGCTGGTGTTCCGCGGTCAGACCTCGGACGGTGATATCGACTACCGCACCCTGGCGCTGCGCTGGCTGGGCTTCCTGCTGACCGTGGGCACCGGCTGTGCGCTGGCGAGTCTGCACTTCGACATCCGTGCGGGGGTGCTGCCGCTGAGCGCCGGTGGCATCCTCGGTGAGTTGCTCGGCGCGGTGCTCACCGAGCCCTTCAGCCTTGTCGGCGCGACGCTGTTACTGCTGGCACTGTTCCTGGCCGGAGTGACGCTGTTCACCGGCCTGTCGTGGCTCGCGCTCATGGATCGGACCGGACGCTGGACCCTGCGCTTCCTGACCTGGGCGCGCGGCCGCGCCGCCTGGCTGCGCCAGTATCTGGCGACCCGGCGCCGGCGTGCGGCCCGTGAGGTGGTGGTGCAAGAGGAGAAGCTGAAGGTCGAGAGGCGTATCCCGCCGCGCATCGAGCCGGTCCTCAAGAAGGTCGAGCCTGGCGAGCGTGTCGAGAAGGAGCGTCAGGTGCCGCTGTTCGATCCGCCCGCCAATTCCGCGCTGCCGCCGTTGGCACTGCTGGATCGCGCGCGTCCCAGCGAGGGTGGGTATTCCGAGGCGGCGTTGGCGGCGATGTCGCGGCTGGTGGAGATGAAACTCGCCGATTTCGGTGTCGAGGTGCAGGTGGTCGCCGTCAGCCCCGGCCCCGTGATCACGCGTTTCGAACTGCAGCCCGGCTCCGGCGTCAAGGTCAGCCAGATCAGCAACCTCGCCAAGGATCTCGCGCGTGCGCTGTCGGCCATCAGTGTGCGTGTGGTCGAGGTCATCCCGGGCAAGTCGGTCGTGGGCCTGGAGATCCCCAACGAACAGCGTGAGGTCGTCGCACTGTCGGAGATCATCACCTCACAGGACTACGAGGCGGCGACATCGCCGCTGACGCTGGCACTCGGCAAGGACATCTCCGGCCACCCGACGGTGGTCGATCTGGGGCGTATGCCGCACCTGCTGGTCGCCGGCACCACCGGTTCGGGCAAGTCCGTGGCGGTGAACGCCATGATCCTCAGCCTGCTGTACAAGACCCTGCCGACCGATGTCCGGCTGATCATGATCGATCCCAAGATGCTGGAGTTGTCGATCTACGAGGGCATTCCGCACCTGCTCACGCCGGTGGTGACCGACATGAAGGAGGCCGCCAACGCGCTGCGCTGGTGCGTCGCCGAAATGGAGCGCCGCTACAAACTGATGGCGGCGCTCGGCGTACGCAACATCGCCGGCTACAACCGCAAGGTGAAGGAGGCCGAGGAGCGGGGTGAGCCGATCCCCGATCCGTTGTATAAGCCGGAAGAGCAGCTCGATCCCGAGGCACCAGCGCCGCAACTCACGCGCCTGCCCTACATCGTGGTCATCATCGACGAGTTGGCCGATATGATGATGGTGGTCGGCAAGAAGGTCGAAGAGCTCATCGCCCGTCTGGCGCAAAAGGCGCGCGCGTCCGGCATTCATCTGATCCTGGCGACGCAGCGGCCGTCGGTGGACGTGATTACCGGCCTGATCAAGGCGAATATTCCGACACGCATCGCCTTCCAGGTCTCCAGCAAGATCGACTCACGCACCATCCTCGATCAGATGGGCGCCGAGGCGCTGCTCGGGCATGGCGACATGCTCTATCTGGCACCGGGCACCGGTCTGCCGATACGGGTCCACGGCGCCTTCGTCTCGGACCAGGAGGTGCACCGCGTGGTGGATCATCTGAAGGACAGCTCGTCGCCGGATTACCTCGATGAGGTCTTGCGGGGCCATACGCCGGGCGGCGAACTGCCGGGCGAGGCGGGCTTCGGTGGCGGTGACGAGGACAGCGAGTCCGATCTGCTCTATGACGACGCGGTACGTATCGTCACGGAGTCGCGCCGCGCCTCGATCTCGGGTGTGCAGCGCCGGCTCAAGATCGGCTACAACCGCGCCGCACGCATGATCGAGACCATGGAGATGGCCGGTATCGTCGGTCCGCTGCAGTCCAATGGCAGCCGTGAGGTATTGGCACCGCCGCCGCCGGAGGACTGA
- the trxB gene encoding thioredoxin-disulfide reductase, which yields MSETKHCRLLILGSGPAGYTAAIYAARANLKPVLVTGVEQGGQLMTTTEVENWPGGAHDLQGPQLMEAMREHTARFDCEIVFDHINTADLQNRPFTLTGDSGVYTCDALIIATGASAMYLGLPSEEAFKGKGVSACATCDGFFYRGQQVAVIGGGNTAVEEALYLANIASHVTLVHRRDQLRAEKILQDRLFKRVEEGKVSIEWDSVLDEVLGDTSGVTGMRIKHVKTGATKDIPLLGVFIAIGHSPNTQIFAGQLDMQHSYIRIKGGLDGDATATSVPGVFAAGDVADHVYRQAVTSAGAGCMAALDAERYLDALVEKP from the coding sequence ATGAGCGAAACCAAGCACTGCCGTCTCCTTATTCTGGGTTCGGGTCCCGCCGGCTACACCGCCGCCATCTATGCGGCGCGCGCCAATCTCAAACCGGTGCTGGTCACCGGTGTGGAGCAGGGTGGCCAGCTCATGACCACCACCGAGGTGGAAAACTGGCCGGGGGGCGCCCACGACCTGCAGGGCCCACAACTCATGGAGGCGATGCGCGAACACACGGCGCGCTTCGACTGCGAGATCGTCTTCGATCACATCAACACGGCCGACCTCCAGAACCGCCCCTTCACCCTCACCGGTGACTCCGGTGTCTACACCTGCGACGCACTGATCATCGCCACCGGCGCCTCGGCCATGTACCTGGGGCTGCCCTCCGAAGAGGCCTTCAAGGGCAAGGGCGTGTCCGCCTGTGCCACCTGCGACGGCTTCTTCTATCGCGGCCAGCAGGTCGCCGTGATCGGCGGCGGTAATACCGCGGTCGAGGAGGCACTCTATCTCGCCAATATCGCCTCGCACGTCACGCTGGTGCACCGCCGCGACCAGCTGCGCGCGGAAAAGATCCTGCAGGACCGGCTCTTCAAGCGGGTCGAGGAAGGTAAGGTCAGCATCGAGTGGGACTCCGTGCTCGACGAGGTCCTGGGCGACACATCCGGCGTCACCGGCATGCGCATCAAGCACGTCAAGACCGGCGCCACCAAAGACATCCCGCTGCTGGGGGTGTTCATCGCCATCGGCCACAGCCCGAACACCCAGATCTTTGCCGGCCAACTCGACATGCAGCACAGCTACATCCGCATCAAGGGCGGTCTGGACGGCGATGCCACCGCCACCAGCGTGCCGGGCGTATTCGCGGCCGGCGATGTCGCCGACCATGTCTACCGCCAGGCCGTGACCTCTGCCGGCGCCGGCTGCATGGCGGCACTGGACGCCGAGCGCTACCTCGACGCGCTCGTGGAAAAGCCGTGA
- the aat gene encoding leucyl/phenylalanyl-tRNA--protein transferase has protein sequence MAPFWLDAWPPDAPFPPVELALREPDGLLAVGGDLSPQRLLRAYRQGIFPWYNAGQPILWWSPDPRLVLSPGALEVSRSLRKTLRRGAFQITLDTDFEAVITACAAPRVDAQGTWITPDVAAAYTRLHALGHAHSVEVWRQGRLVGGLYGVALGRVFFGESMFTRASDASKVGFVHLVRQLQRWGFELIDCQVYTGHLARLGATLVSRTAFNAQLDTLTTAAGHTGSWVLDPDLADQLRGGGHASGASSARPS, from the coding sequence GTGGCCCCGTTCTGGCTCGACGCCTGGCCGCCGGATGCCCCCTTCCCACCCGTCGAACTGGCACTGCGCGAGCCTGACGGCCTGCTGGCCGTCGGTGGTGATCTGTCGCCGCAGCGCCTGTTGCGCGCCTATCGGCAAGGTATCTTCCCCTGGTACAACGCCGGCCAGCCGATCCTCTGGTGGTCGCCCGATCCGCGCCTGGTGCTGTCCCCGGGTGCGCTGGAGGTCTCGCGCAGCCTGCGCAAGACGCTGCGTCGGGGCGCCTTCCAGATCACGCTGGATACGGATTTCGAAGCGGTTATCACCGCCTGTGCGGCCCCACGAGTCGACGCTCAGGGCACCTGGATCACCCCCGACGTTGCCGCCGCCTATACCCGCCTGCACGCCTTGGGCCACGCCCATTCGGTCGAGGTGTGGCGGCAAGGCCGGCTGGTCGGTGGCCTCTACGGCGTCGCGCTCGGCCGGGTGTTTTTCGGGGAATCCATGTTCACCCGCGCCAGCGATGCCTCCAAGGTCGGTTTCGTACACTTGGTCCGGCAGCTGCAACGCTGGGGCTTCGAACTGATCGACTGCCAGGTTTACACCGGCCATCTGGCCCGCCTGGGCGCCACCCTCGTTTCGCGTACGGCCTTCAACGCCCAACTCGACACGCTCACCACTGCGGCGGGGCACACCGGCAGCTGGGTCCTGGATCCCGATCTGGCGGATCAACTGCGTGGTGGCGGGCACGCCAGCGGGGCGAGCTCGGCGAGACCTTCGTAG